In the genome of Bradyrhizobium arachidis, one region contains:
- a CDS encoding helix-turn-helix transcriptional regulator, which translates to MQTQDKLNDGQLSDEQSREIAETIREELARRRISRQALAEQAKLSLSTLEKALGGRRPFTLATTVRLEQALGVSLRKNAVVVAPPAASDVAPDSLGSYAHRAVTWLEDVYITLRPSFGAKDAIFAYRTEIVWEPKISSLVFREGERTDAAYEHTGEVAVPHQSGFIYLVIIKHGQHRVITVSRPTVSGEMYGIISTLRAGPGSQLTPIAAPVAYVPLRNVPNPSLGRVGPDDSNHALYRKHLRRTVEEPFAVFLSV; encoded by the coding sequence ATGCAGACGCAGGACAAACTCAACGACGGGCAGCTTTCGGACGAGCAGAGCCGGGAGATCGCAGAGACCATTCGCGAGGAGCTGGCGAGGCGCCGGATCTCCCGGCAGGCGCTGGCCGAGCAGGCCAAGCTCAGCCTCTCGACCCTGGAAAAGGCGCTCGGCGGGCGCCGGCCGTTCACGCTGGCGACGACGGTGCGGCTGGAGCAAGCGCTGGGCGTCTCCTTGCGAAAAAACGCCGTCGTGGTGGCGCCCCCGGCGGCAAGCGATGTCGCACCCGACAGCCTCGGCTCCTATGCGCATCGCGCCGTGACCTGGCTCGAGGATGTCTACATCACGCTGCGGCCCTCGTTCGGCGCCAAGGACGCGATCTTCGCCTATCGCACCGAGATCGTCTGGGAGCCGAAGATCTCGTCGCTGGTCTTCCGCGAGGGCGAGCGGACCGATGCCGCCTACGAGCACACCGGGGAGGTCGCGGTGCCGCATCAGTCCGGCTTCATCTATCTCGTCATCATCAAGCACGGCCAGCATCGGGTGATCACGGTGTCGCGGCCGACGGTGAGCGGCGAGATGTACGGCATCATCTCGACGCTCCGCGCGGGCCCCGGCTCGCAGCTGACGCCGATCGCGGCGCCGGTCGCTTACGTGCCGCTCCGGAACGTCCCGAACCCGTCTCTGGGACGGGTCGGACCTGACGACAGCAACCATGCATTGTACCGGAAACATCTGCGGCGCACGGTGGAAGAACCGTTTGCAGTGTTTCTGTCGGTATAA